One Owenweeksia hongkongensis DSM 17368 genomic region harbors:
- a CDS encoding TCR/Tet family MFS transporter: MSARNKASLGFIFVTILVDVIGIGIIIPVLPSLIENLSGEGLSESSRIGGWLMFSYAAMQFLFAPVLGELSDRFGRRPIILIALLGLGLDYVFHAFAPTIAWLFVGRILAGITGASFTVATAYIADISTPEKKAQNFGLIGAAFGLGFIVGPVIGGIASKWGVQMPFFIAAGLSLLNFLYGLIILPESLTPENRRPFDWKSVIPFGSLLNLKRYPVVISFLIPFFFIYIAAHSVQSTWTFFTMFKFGWDETTVGYSLAVVGILVAIVQGGLIRVIVKKLGEMKTVIIGMSLWTLGLVLFSFAFKGWMMFTFLLPYCLGGIAGPTLQGIISNQVGPKEQGELQGALTSLISLTSIIGPLLMTWVFYQYTRDETDVTFAGAPFMLGAILMAISIVLVIKPLSKFVKGVKAEAEAKETETHAAEVLH, encoded by the coding sequence ATGTCCGCTAGGAACAAGGCTTCTTTAGGTTTCATTTTTGTCACCATTTTGGTGGATGTTATTGGTATTGGAATAATCATCCCAGTACTTCCATCACTTATTGAAAACCTTAGCGGTGAAGGGCTTAGTGAATCTAGTAGGATAGGGGGATGGTTGATGTTTAGCTATGCCGCAATGCAGTTTCTTTTTGCTCCGGTTTTGGGTGAATTGAGTGACCGCTTTGGACGCAGACCCATTATTTTGATTGCATTACTTGGGTTGGGCTTAGACTATGTATTTCATGCTTTTGCACCTACCATCGCCTGGCTGTTTGTTGGACGTATTTTAGCTGGAATTACTGGCGCCAGTTTTACTGTAGCCACGGCATATATTGCAGATATAAGCACTCCAGAAAAGAAAGCTCAGAACTTTGGTCTCATCGGGGCTGCTTTTGGTTTAGGATTTATTGTAGGCCCAGTGATAGGAGGTATTGCCAGTAAATGGGGAGTGCAAATGCCTTTCTTTATTGCTGCAGGTTTGAGTCTTCTCAATTTTTTATATGGTTTGATTATTTTGCCAGAATCACTTACTCCTGAAAACAGAAGACCTTTTGACTGGAAAAGTGTGATACCCTTTGGATCCTTGCTAAATCTTAAAAGATATCCAGTGGTAATCAGCTTTTTGATTCCTTTTTTCTTCATTTATATAGCCGCGCACTCCGTGCAGTCTACCTGGACATTCTTTACCATGTTTAAATTTGGATGGGATGAAACTACCGTTGGCTACTCTCTGGCTGTAGTAGGAATTTTGGTTGCTATTGTGCAAGGTGGTTTGATACGCGTAATTGTAAAAAAGCTTGGTGAAATGAAAACCGTTATTATCGGAATGAGCCTCTGGACGCTGGGGTTAGTTTTATTTTCATTTGCATTTAAAGGCTGGATGATGTTTACATTTTTGCTACCATACTGCCTTGGCGGAATTGCAGGCCCCACACTTCAAGGAATTATTTCTAACCAGGTAGGGCCAAAGGAGCAAGGAGAATTACAAGGCGCACTTACGAGTTTGATAAGTCTAACTTCCATAATCGGCCCGCTATTAATGACATGGGTGTTTTACCAATACACGCGTGACGAAACCGATGTAACCTTTGCCGGGGCACCTTTTATGCTTGGTGCTATTTTGATGGCAATTAGTATAGTATTAGTAATAAAACCTTTGAGTAAGTTTGTGAAAGGTGTAAAAGCTGAGGCCGAAGCTAAAGAAACAGAGACTCACGCGGCTGAAGTTTTACATTAA
- a CDS encoding AI-2E family transporter encodes MKAFEQDNHKHGPQKNVPARTIPNYIKYFVILSSLVLTGYVVILAQSVVGPLLAAFIVSLLLKPLSQKFELVRMPRSISSLFAMFIVFIVIVGLSTFFSAQIANIASEMNSIESQFNSMIDKGHKWTENTFGIAASEQTTYLKQSLGKLLENSSSIATSTISATANFFTGFFLFLISLFFFLYYRSFLVSFLYRVFSHKNHGQLGVTLKKVEGVVRNYILGLFAVILIIAVLNTIGLLALGIKHAVFFGALSAILTIIPYAGVMLGSLLPAIFALVTKDSLWYPVGVIGIFAVVQFLEGNFITPNIVGNQVSVNPFAAIVGLLVGGMMLGATGMIFAIPLLAIVKVICDSIEETRPIGYLIGSPPDDEELYEKRRKRAQRMFGNKA; translated from the coding sequence ATGAAAGCATTTGAACAGGATAATCATAAGCATGGACCACAAAAAAACGTTCCAGCCCGTACGATTCCTAATTATATAAAGTACTTTGTTATCCTGTCAAGCCTGGTGCTTACAGGTTACGTGGTTATCCTGGCGCAGTCAGTTGTGGGGCCGTTATTGGCTGCATTTATCGTTTCACTTTTGCTCAAACCACTTTCTCAAAAATTTGAGCTTGTTCGAATGCCTCGGTCAATTAGCTCTCTATTTGCCATGTTTATTGTATTTATCGTCATAGTAGGTCTTTCAACGTTTTTTTCCGCTCAGATTGCCAACATCGCTTCTGAGATGAATTCTATTGAATCGCAATTTAACAGCATGATAGATAAGGGGCATAAGTGGACAGAAAATACATTTGGAATAGCTGCTAGTGAACAAACTACTTATTTAAAGCAAAGCTTAGGAAAACTGCTTGAAAATAGCTCAAGCATTGCTACATCTACCATTTCGGCTACAGCCAATTTCTTTACAGGATTCTTTTTATTCCTGATCTCCTTATTTTTCTTCTTGTATTACAGGAGTTTTTTAGTCTCTTTTCTTTACAGAGTTTTTTCTCACAAAAATCATGGGCAGCTTGGCGTTACCTTAAAGAAGGTAGAAGGTGTGGTTCGCAATTACATATTAGGGCTGTTTGCAGTCATCTTAATTATTGCTGTGCTGAATACCATTGGACTGCTGGCTTTGGGCATCAAACATGCTGTGTTTTTTGGAGCACTTTCGGCCATCCTTACTATTATTCCATACGCAGGAGTAATGCTTGGAAGTTTGCTTCCGGCCATATTTGCTTTGGTTACAAAAGATTCACTTTGGTACCCGGTTGGCGTGATTGGCATTTTTGCTGTTGTTCAGTTTTTAGAAGGCAATTTTATCACTCCCAATATTGTGGGTAATCAGGTAAGTGTAAACCCATTTGCTGCAATTGTTGGTCTTTTAGTGGGAGGGATGATGCTTGGCGCCACTGGGATGATTTTTGCCATTCCGCTTTTAGCTATTGTAAAAGTGATTTGCGATAGCATAGAAGAGACGCGACCTATTGGGTATCTCATTGGTAGCCCACCTGATGACGAGGAGCTATATGAGAAGAGGAGGAAGCGGGCTCAACGCATGTTTGGTAATAAGGCTTAG
- a CDS encoding carbonic anhydrase, which yields MEMQEIFKNNQEWVAEKLNVNPNYFKNLSEGQSPEVLYIGCSDSRVTAEELMGVGPGDAFVHRNIANMVINTDLSSMSVINYAVKHLQVKHVVVCGHYYCGGVKAAMQSADLGILNPWLRNIRDVYRLHKAELNAIEDEEARYKRLVELNVEEQCVNVIKTADVQRAYRDRNITVHGWVFDIHSGKLIDLNVNYEKAMKDIMEIYHLED from the coding sequence ATGGAAATGCAAGAAATCTTTAAGAACAACCAAGAATGGGTAGCTGAAAAGTTGAATGTTAACCCAAATTATTTTAAGAATCTATCCGAAGGGCAAAGCCCGGAAGTACTTTATATAGGATGTAGCGATAGCCGTGTAACAGCTGAAGAGCTAATGGGCGTAGGCCCTGGTGATGCTTTTGTACACCGTAATATTGCCAATATGGTAATCAACACCGATTTGAGCTCAATGTCGGTTATAAACTATGCCGTAAAGCACCTTCAAGTAAAGCATGTAGTAGTATGCGGTCATTATTACTGTGGTGGTGTAAAAGCCGCTATGCAGTCTGCTGACTTAGGTATTTTGAACCCATGGTTAAGAAACATTAGAGATGTATATCGCCTACACAAAGCTGAGCTTAATGCTATTGAAGACGAAGAGGCTCGCTACAAAAGATTGGTAGAGCTAAACGTGGAAGAGCAATGTGTGAATGTGATAAAAACAGCTGATGTACAACGTGCTTACCGCGATAGAAACATTACTGTTCACGGTTGGGTATTTGATATTCACAGTGGTAAACTTATAGACCTTAATGTGAACTATGAGAAAGCCATGAAAGATATCATGGAGATTTATCACTTAGAAGATTAA
- a CDS encoding SulP family inorganic anion transporter: protein MNNMNFSPFKNLKHDLPASIVVFLVALPLCLGIALASGAPLFSGIIAGIVGGIVVAALSGSPLGVSGPAAGLAVIVLTAIQDLGFEPFLLAVVIGGLIQLILGFLRAGIIGYYFPTAVIKGMLSGIGIIIILKQIPHAFGYDADPEGDMNFIQPDGHNTFSELSYMLDGITPGALIVCAISLAILILWEQKFIRNHKILSMVQGPLLVVLAGIGLSFWFDSLPPLAISGDHMVSIPVAQSVGDFFNQFSMPDWGSFANPQIYVVAFTIAIVASLETLLCVEATDKLDPYKRVTPTNRELKAQGVGNIISGLIGGIPITQVIVRSSANIQSGGRTKASAFLHGVLMLVFVMAIPNVLNKIPLASLAAILFLVGYKLAKPVMFKEMYRKGWSQFIPYMVTIIGIVFTDLLIGITMGMVVAIFQILWKNYQVPYTFESDEMKSGGPVRIQLAENVSFLNKAGILNSLNSIPDNKHVIIDGSRTKDIHPDIIEIIEDFKANALTRNITVESIDVAGVKMENPVGEFERVVKEVSGNNAMDTISKN, encoded by the coding sequence ATGAATAATATGAATTTTAGCCCATTCAAAAACCTTAAACATGATCTCCCTGCGAGTATTGTAGTATTTCTGGTAGCTCTGCCGCTATGCCTTGGAATTGCCCTTGCTAGTGGCGCACCCCTATTTTCTGGAATTATAGCCGGTATAGTTGGGGGTATTGTAGTCGCAGCTTTAAGTGGTTCGCCTCTTGGAGTGAGTGGCCCGGCTGCTGGTCTTGCGGTAATTGTACTTACAGCTATTCAAGATTTAGGCTTTGAGCCCTTTTTACTTGCCGTAGTTATTGGTGGTTTAATACAATTGATTCTTGGGTTTTTAAGAGCTGGAATTATTGGTTATTACTTCCCTACTGCCGTTATTAAAGGTATGCTTTCGGGTATTGGTATCATTATAATCTTAAAACAAATCCCTCATGCCTTTGGATATGATGCAGATCCTGAAGGTGATATGAATTTTATTCAACCGGATGGACACAATACTTTTTCGGAATTAAGCTATATGCTTGATGGCATTACTCCTGGTGCTTTAATTGTATGTGCTATTTCACTGGCTATTCTTATTCTTTGGGAACAAAAGTTCATTAGGAATCATAAAATATTAAGCATGGTGCAGGGACCTTTACTTGTAGTATTAGCAGGTATTGGATTGAGCTTTTGGTTCGATAGCCTTCCTCCTTTGGCTATTTCTGGCGACCATATGGTTTCTATTCCTGTAGCTCAGAGTGTTGGTGATTTCTTCAATCAATTTAGTATGCCTGATTGGGGCAGTTTTGCCAATCCACAGATTTACGTAGTTGCCTTTACTATCGCTATAGTTGCCAGTTTGGAAACCTTATTATGTGTTGAGGCTACTGACAAACTTGATCCTTATAAGCGTGTAACCCCAACCAACAGAGAGCTTAAGGCACAGGGTGTTGGTAATATTATATCCGGGCTAATTGGAGGAATTCCTATTACTCAGGTAATTGTTCGTAGTTCTGCCAATATACAGTCTGGTGGTCGTACTAAGGCTTCTGCTTTCTTACACGGGGTCCTTATGCTAGTTTTCGTAATGGCTATCCCTAATGTGTTGAACAAAATTCCATTGGCTAGCCTTGCTGCTATTTTATTTTTGGTTGGTTATAAATTGGCCAAACCCGTAATGTTCAAAGAAATGTACCGTAAAGGTTGGAGCCAGTTTATTCCTTATATGGTTACTATTATTGGCATTGTATTTACCGACTTACTAATTGGTATTACGATGGGTATGGTAGTAGCTATTTTCCAAATTCTTTGGAAAAACTACCAAGTGCCTTATACCTTTGAAAGTGATGAAATGAAATCTGGAGGACCTGTAAGAATCCAGTTAGCCGAAAACGTAAGCTTCCTGAATAAAGCCGGAATTTTGAACAGCTTAAATAGTATTCCAGATAATAAACATGTAATCATTGATGGTTCACGCACAAAGGATATTCACCCTGATATTATTGAAATTATAGAAGACTTTAAAGCTAATGCACTTACTAGAAACATTACGGTAGAAAGTATAGATGTGGCTGGAGTAAAAATGGAAAACCCCGTTGGCGAATTTGAACGTGTGGTGAAAGAAGTGAGCGGCAATAATGCAATGGATACAATCTCAAAAAATTAA
- a CDS encoding TetR/AcrR family transcriptional regulator, producing MNSTLQHIRFSVNDKVYNRDPDSTELGRTMVMRGIELIDEIGFEAFTFKKLGAKIGSPESTIYRYFENKHKFLLYLTSWYWSWMEYRLVMGTNNIEDAKSRLTKAIILLTEAVEEDGNFEYINEIKLNKIVVSESIKAFHTRKVDLENKQGCYEGYTNLIDRAAGMINDVAPAYKYPKMLASTIIEGAHQQIFFAEHLPALTGINKGNRSITDFFQNMVFSIIEENR from the coding sequence ATGAATAGCACCTTACAGCATATTCGATTTTCTGTAAACGATAAAGTTTACAATCGCGACCCAGACTCTACTGAATTGGGGCGCACAATGGTTATGCGCGGCATTGAGCTGATTGACGAAATAGGCTTTGAAGCATTTACCTTCAAAAAACTAGGAGCTAAAATTGGTTCTCCCGAGAGTACTATATATCGTTATTTTGAAAATAAGCACAAGTTTTTGCTCTACCTCACTTCTTGGTATTGGTCATGGATGGAATATCGCCTGGTGATGGGGACCAATAATATTGAAGATGCAAAGTCAAGACTTACAAAAGCTATAATTTTGCTTACCGAAGCGGTGGAAGAAGATGGTAACTTTGAGTATATCAATGAAATAAAGCTAAATAAGATTGTAGTTTCTGAATCAATAAAGGCATTTCATACCCGAAAAGTTGATCTGGAAAACAAGCAAGGTTGCTATGAAGGATATACTAATTTGATAGATCGGGCGGCTGGCATGATAAATGATGTTGCCCCGGCTTATAAATATCCAAAAATGCTGGCGTCTACTATTATTGAAGGCGCTCATCAGCAAATATTTTTTGCCGAACACTTACCGGCATTAACAGGTATTAATAAAGGAAACAGGAGCATTACGGATTTTTTCCAAAATATGGTTTTCTCAATAATAGAAGAAAATAGGTGA
- a CDS encoding GNAT family N-acetyltransferase, translating to MIQYISYSDRLKQHFAKLNYEWLEKYFYVEDYDKEVLENPKAYIIDQGGQIFFAQAETEIIGTVALIKRGANTFELSKMAVTPKFQGQKIGKGLIEVALNYSRSQKMKRVILDSNRKLKPALALYSKMGFKEIPTDPNTPYERCNIRMERLL from the coding sequence ATGATTCAATACATTTCCTATAGCGACCGCTTAAAGCAACATTTTGCCAAACTAAATTACGAATGGCTTGAAAAGTACTTTTATGTAGAAGATTACGACAAGGAAGTGCTTGAAAACCCTAAAGCGTATATAATCGATCAAGGCGGGCAAATATTTTTTGCGCAAGCAGAAACTGAAATAATTGGAACTGTGGCTTTGATAAAACGTGGAGCAAATACTTTCGAGCTGTCTAAAATGGCGGTTACCCCAAAGTTTCAGGGGCAAAAAATAGGGAAGGGGTTGATCGAAGTTGCTTTAAATTATTCACGTAGTCAAAAGATGAAGCGGGTAATCTTGGATTCAAATCGCAAATTGAAGCCTGCATTGGCTCTATATAGTAAAATGGGTTTTAAAGAAATTCCAACAGATCCTAATACGCCCTATGAAAGGTGCAATATCCGTATGGAAAGACTTTTATAA
- a CDS encoding CBS domain-containing protein produces MVMSFQGQQAKPQTESQQVVVRDFMTTKITTFQVDQTMHDVIQILIEKRISGGPVVDVDNHLVGVISEGDCLKQAVKGKYLNSPSLGATVSECMVTEVKTVSPNLNILDAAQMFLHLRLRRFPVVEEGKLLGQISQKDIMKAIHNLKETTW; encoded by the coding sequence ATGGTAATGAGTTTCCAAGGTCAGCAGGCCAAACCCCAGACAGAGAGCCAGCAAGTAGTTGTTCGTGATTTTATGACAACCAAGATCACCACTTTTCAGGTAGACCAAACTATGCACGATGTAATTCAGATTTTAATTGAAAAGCGAATTTCCGGTGGGCCTGTAGTGGATGTTGACAATCATCTTGTAGGCGTGATTTCTGAAGGAGATTGCTTGAAGCAAGCCGTAAAAGGAAAATACTTAAACTCCCCAAGTTTAGGTGCTACAGTTTCCGAATGCATGGTTACAGAAGTAAAAACGGTTTCTCCAAATCTAAATATTCTTGATGCTGCCCAAATGTTTTTACACTTAAGATTAAGGCGATTCCCGGTAGTAGAAGAAGGGAAGCTTTTGGGCCAAATAAGTCAAAAAGACATTATGAAAGCAATCCATAATTTAAAGGAAACCACTTGGTAA
- the trkA gene encoding Trk system potassium transporter TrkA, producing MDIVIAGAGAVGTHLSRWLSGESHNISLVDQDQERLANLDNSIDVITIAGEVTDYKVLLKAKIASADLFISVTSSEEANILSAIYAKKLGAKKTIARISQMQYLTDTETLNLHELGIDELISPESLAAREVRHLVKANAATESIEFENGKITLLGLDVEKDASIAGMSLQEIAARYPVRNYVMVALKRDHETIIPQGHTVIEAGDHLYMITHAEGMEEVLEITGRKKIQVSTIIIMGGSRTGRHLARKLSKDFHVKLIEQDPEKSREIAADFPDTLVLNFDGTDVEKLDEEGISTTDVFVAATGNSETNILSCLVAKDRGVKKTIAMVENIEYQTLSHNIGIDSLINKKLAAANFIYRYIRRGDFVALSTIHGLDAEVMEYKVDNNCKVTRKKIKDLGLPRGALIGGVIRNNKGMIPTGNFEIEMGDRVVVFAKSNCAKKLSRYFN from the coding sequence ATGGATATTGTGATTGCGGGAGCAGGAGCTGTAGGGACACATTTGTCAAGATGGCTTTCAGGAGAATCTCATAACATTAGCCTTGTTGATCAAGATCAAGAAAGGCTTGCAAACCTCGACAACAGCATTGATGTAATAACCATTGCAGGCGAGGTAACAGATTACAAAGTGCTACTCAAAGCTAAGATTGCCTCGGCCGATCTTTTCATTTCGGTTACTTCTAGTGAAGAGGCAAACATCCTTAGCGCTATATATGCTAAAAAACTTGGCGCAAAGAAGACCATTGCCCGTATTAGTCAGATGCAATATCTTACTGATACAGAGACTTTGAATCTTCATGAACTAGGTATTGATGAGCTTATTTCTCCAGAATCTTTGGCAGCTCGTGAAGTACGTCATTTGGTGAAAGCCAATGCTGCGACAGAATCCATTGAGTTTGAAAATGGAAAAATTACTCTTCTTGGTTTAGATGTAGAAAAAGATGCCTCGATTGCAGGAATGAGTTTGCAAGAAATTGCTGCACGATATCCAGTTCGAAACTATGTAATGGTTGCTTTAAAAAGAGACCATGAAACCATTATTCCTCAAGGACATACAGTAATTGAAGCAGGTGATCATTTGTATATGATTACTCATGCTGAAGGTATGGAAGAAGTGCTGGAAATTACCGGTAGAAAAAAAATACAGGTGAGTACCATTATAATAATGGGAGGTAGCCGTACAGGGCGTCATTTAGCACGTAAGCTTAGCAAAGACTTTCACGTAAAGCTCATTGAGCAAGATCCTGAAAAATCCAGAGAAATAGCAGCAGACTTTCCAGATACATTGGTTCTAAACTTTGACGGTACAGATGTAGAAAAGCTCGATGAAGAAGGCATTTCTACCACGGATGTATTTGTAGCTGCCACCGGAAACTCTGAAACCAATATTTTGAGCTGCCTTGTAGCCAAAGATCGCGGGGTGAAAAAGACCATTGCTATGGTTGAAAATATTGAATATCAAACACTTTCGCACAATATTGGGATTGACTCATTGATAAACAAAAAGCTAGCTGCGGCCAACTTTATATATCGCTACATCCGCAGAGGAGATTTCGTTGCGCTAAGCACCATCCATGGATTAGACGCGGAAGTAATGGAATATAAGGTAGACAACAACTGTAAAGTCACTCGCAAAAAAATCAAAGATCTTGGTTTGCCACGTGGAGCTCTCATCGGAGGTGTGATTCGTAACAATAAAGGAATGATACCAACGGGAAACTTTGAAATTGAAATGGGGGACAGAGTGGTAGTTTTCGCAAAATCTAACTGTGCCAAAAAACTAAGTCGCTATTTCAACTAA
- a CDS encoding TrkH family potassium uptake protein: MIASIMGTLLILVSGMMAISIFVALYYHEAWLNLLIASSVTAAAGIALRLMRDDKNRDVRKRDGFLIVSMGWLLMSLFGSLPFVIGGAIPDFVDAFFETVSGFTTTGATILTDIEAMPKALLFWRSMTHWLGGMGIIVLTIAILPLLGVGGMQLFVAESPGVTPDKMHPRITETAKRLWIIYFALTAIEAVMLWIAGMGLFDAVNHAMATMATGGFSTKNASIAFYDSPAIHYIITLFMFLAGVNFTMLYFGFTGKVGRIFKNEEFRVYALNMLIMSIIVSFGLAVYGDYGVEEAIRSGFFQVASIITTTGFITDNYLLWPNFLIMIIFVLFFSGGSTGSTSGGLKTMRVIVMIKNSLLELRRQIHPTAVIPVRFNGKAVPQNITNTIAAFVLIYLIIFFGGTLVMSMIGLDFMSAVGSVAASLGNIGPGLGSVGPVDNFAHIVPEGKLFLSFLMLMGRLELFTILILFMPYFWRNR, translated from the coding sequence ATGATAGCCTCCATTATGGGAACGCTATTAATCTTGGTTTCAGGGATGATGGCCATCAGTATCTTTGTGGCATTATATTACCATGAAGCCTGGCTAAATTTACTGATAGCTTCTAGTGTAACCGCTGCTGCCGGTATTGCTTTGCGCTTGATGCGCGATGATAAAAACCGTGATGTTCGTAAGCGTGATGGTTTTCTAATCGTAAGTATGGGGTGGTTGCTCATGTCATTGTTTGGTAGTTTACCTTTTGTAATAGGTGGCGCTATTCCTGATTTTGTAGATGCATTTTTTGAAACCGTAAGTGGTTTTACCACAACTGGAGCTACCATACTCACTGATATTGAGGCAATGCCTAAAGCCTTGCTCTTTTGGCGAAGTATGACGCATTGGCTTGGAGGGATGGGTATTATTGTTCTTACCATTGCCATTTTACCACTTTTGGGAGTAGGAGGTATGCAGCTTTTTGTTGCTGAATCTCCAGGTGTTACTCCAGATAAGATGCACCCTAGAATTACGGAAACAGCAAAAAGGCTTTGGATTATTTATTTTGCCCTTACGGCAATTGAAGCTGTAATGCTTTGGATAGCAGGCATGGGCTTGTTTGACGCTGTAAATCATGCAATGGCTACTATGGCCACAGGCGGTTTTTCAACCAAAAACGCAAGTATTGCATTTTATGACTCTCCCGCAATTCACTATATCATCACACTTTTCATGTTTTTGGCTGGTGTCAATTTTACCATGCTATACTTTGGTTTTACGGGTAAAGTAGGTAGGATTTTTAAAAATGAAGAGTTCAGAGTATATGCATTGAATATGCTAATCATGAGTATCATTGTATCATTTGGTTTGGCTGTGTACGGTGATTATGGTGTTGAAGAAGCTATCCGCAGTGGATTCTTTCAAGTAGCTTCAATCATTACCACTACTGGTTTTATTACAGACAATTATTTGCTGTGGCCCAATTTTCTTATCATGATAATCTTTGTGCTTTTCTTTTCCGGAGGCTCTACAGGAAGTACCTCTGGAGGTCTTAAGACTATGCGCGTGATTGTAATGATAAAAAATAGTCTTCTTGAACTGAGGAGACAAATTCACCCAACAGCCGTAATTCCAGTAAGATTTAATGGTAAAGCGGTACCGCAAAATATAACTAACACGATTGCCGCTTTTGTACTTATCTACTTAATTATATTCTTCGGAGGTACTTTGGTGATGTCTATGATTGGGCTTGATTTTATGTCAGCTGTGGGTTCAGTGGCCGCAAGTCTTGGAAATATTGGACCAGGTTTGGGAAGTGTTGGACCAGTTGATAATTTCGCACACATAGTGCCGGAAGGCAAGCTTTTTCTGAGCTTTCTAATGCTCATGGGACGTCTTGAACTCTTCACGATCCTAATTCTATTTATGCCTTACTTCTGGCGTAATCGCTAG
- a CDS encoding GreA/GreB family elongation factor, with the protein MSRGFVKEEDQEEAPFIPPRAALPAGQTNYVTERGMRLLEEEKAALEQQRSSNKQENETERRRTNMEIDGKIRLLNERLSSARIIDITEQPKDEVRFGATVKYRINNREFTITIVGVDEADVKEGRVAFVAPLIKAMSGKKVGEELKFDMGGKQVPVKILAIDYQK; encoded by the coding sequence ATGAGCAGAGGATTTGTAAAAGAAGAAGATCAGGAAGAAGCACCCTTTATCCCACCAAGGGCAGCATTGCCGGCAGGACAAACTAATTACGTTACCGAAAGGGGGATGCGCCTACTAGAGGAGGAAAAAGCGGCACTGGAGCAACAGCGCTCATCAAACAAACAAGAAAATGAAACCGAGCGCAGGCGTACCAACATGGAAATTGATGGGAAGATTCGTCTCTTAAATGAGCGTCTTTCTTCAGCTCGGATAATAGATATTACCGAGCAACCTAAGGATGAAGTGCGTTTTGGAGCTACAGTGAAATACCGAATCAATAATCGTGAATTTACCATCACTATAGTGGGGGTGGATGAAGCCGATGTGAAGGAAGGACGTGTGGCCTTTGTTGCCCCTTTGATAAAGGCAATGTCGGGCAAAAAAGTAGGAGAGGAGCTAAAGTTTGATATGGGAGGAAAGCAAGTACCTGTGAAGATTCTGGCTATTGATTACCAAAAGTAG
- a CDS encoding FKBP-type peptidyl-prolyl cis-trans isomerase: MSQVKENDTVKVHYTGKLTNGEVFDSSLEREPLEFTLGQGQLIPGFEKGMINMELNEKKTLNIPCAEAYGERREEMMQEVPKNQLPPEVKPEVGMGLISQTPDGQEMRLTVAEVKDETIVVDANHPLAGQDLVFDIELLEIK, encoded by the coding sequence ATGAGTCAGGTAAAAGAGAATGACACAGTGAAGGTTCACTACACCGGAAAACTAACAAACGGTGAAGTTTTTGACAGCTCATTGGAGAGAGAACCACTTGAATTCACTTTGGGTCAAGGCCAACTCATTCCGGGGTTTGAGAAGGGAATGATAAACATGGAGTTGAATGAAAAGAAAACCCTAAATATTCCTTGTGCTGAAGCTTACGGTGAAAGACGTGAGGAAATGATGCAAGAGGTACCAAAAAATCAGCTTCCACCAGAAGTAAAGCCAGAAGTAGGTATGGGATTAATTTCTCAAACTCCTGATGGACAAGAAATGAGACTTACTGTAGCTGAAGTAAAAGACGAAACTATTGTAGTAGATGCTAACCATCCATTGGCTGGTCAAGATCTTGTTTTCGATATCGAACTTCTTGAGATCAAATAA